Proteins co-encoded in one Neodiprion lecontei isolate iyNeoLeco1 chromosome 3, iyNeoLeco1.1, whole genome shotgun sequence genomic window:
- the LOC107218399 gene encoding WD repeat-containing protein 26, with amino-acid sequence MENFRTMQQASNGLSAPPGPQQNGASADSGGPHSNGNITLGPDSDLNSMNREANRASETPKVMDKTNQDIVRLIGQHLKTVGLDRTADLLMQESGCRLDHPSAAKFRQHVMDGDWNKADHDLNELKSFLHGSSQSLVEMKFLLLEQKYLEYLEEGLVLEALQVLRNELTPLGHNTGRVHQLSAFMMCSGRDELQTRAGWDGKGPASRAALMDRLQRYLPPSVMLPPRRLHSLLCQAVEMQNQQCTYHITQTQTNLESVSLLVDHNCSKEQFPCHTTQVLNDHCDEVWYCKFSPDGLKLATGSKDTTVNVWDVCPDTLTVTHRKTLEGHSYGVALIAWSPDSSHLIACGPEDCPELWLWSVETPDCELRVKLTQSPEDSLTACAWHRDANKFVTGGLRGQFYQCDMEGNVIDSWEGVRVKCLWCKSDGKTVLAADSHYRIRGYNFDDLCDFTVLQEDHPVMSFSVNKSDRLALLNVANQGVHLWDLQDRCLVRRFQGVTQGHFTIHSCFGGINQDFVASGSEDNKVYVWHIKRESPIATLVGHSRTVNCVSWNPVYHQMMASVSDDCTVRIWGPRPSTPERSDSVKTAAPESSSSNGSGWHEMVS; translated from the exons atggaaaattttcg CACCATGCAGCAGGCATCTAATGGTCTATCTGCACCGCCCGGGCCTCAGCAAAACGGAGCTTCCGCAGACTCTGGAGGCCCACATAGTAACGGCAACATAACACTAGGACCTGACAGTGATCTAAATAGTATGAATAGAGAGGCAAACAGAGCTTCGGAGACGCCAAAAGTTATGGACAAAACAAATCAAGACATTGTACGACTGATTGGTCAACATCTGAAGACAGTTGGACTTGA TCGTACAGCCGATCTGCTCATGCAAGAGTCCGGATGTCGCCTTGATCATCCTTCTGCAGCAAAATTCAGGCAACATGTAATGGATGGTGATTGGAATAAAGCAGATCATGACCTTAATGAACTGAAGTCGTTTCTACATGGATCCAGTCAGAGTCTTGTG GAAATGAAGTTTTTGCTGCTAGAACAAAAATACCTCGAATATTTGGAGGAGGGTTTGGTTTTAGAAGCTTTACAAGTTCTACGTAACGAACTCACTCCTCTTGGACATAATACTGGGCGTGTTCATCAGCTCTCAGCTTTTATGATGTGCAGTGGACGCGATGAACTAcag ACACGGGCTGGTTGGGACGGTAAAGGTCCAGCCTCCAGAGCTGCCTTAATGGACCGACTGCAAAGGTATCTACCACCTTCTGTCATGCTTCCGCCACGTCGCTTGCACTCGCTGCTCTGCCAAGCTGTGGAAATGCAGAATCAACAATGTACATACCACATTACTCAGACACAG ACAAATTTAGAGAGTGTGTCTCTACTGGTGGACCACAACTGCAGTAAGGAACAATTCCCATGTCACACAACTCAGGTACTTAATGACCACTGTGACGAAGTATGGTACTGCAAGTTCTCCCCAGATGGTCTTAAGCTTGCCACTGGTTCCAAAGACACAACCGTCAATGTATGGGATGTTTGTCCT GACACCTTAACTGTGACGCATAGAAAGACTCTGGAAGGACACTCTTACGGAGTGGCACTAATTGCGTGGAGCCCCGACAGCAGTCATTTAATTGCTTGCGGACCTGAAGATTGCCCTGAACTTTGGCTTTGGAGTGTCGAAACACCTGACTGTGAACTTCGAGTGAAGTTAACTCAAAGCCCAGAGGATTCCTTGACTGCATGCGCCTGGCATCGTGATGCCAATAAATTTGTTACTGGAGGGCTGCGAGGTCAATTTTATCAATGT GATATGGAAGGCAATGTTATCGACTCATGGGAAGGTGTTCGAGTAAAGTGTTTATGGTGCAAAAGTGATGGAAAAACTGTTCTAGCAGCTGATTCACATTACCGCATACGTGGCTATAACTTCGACGATCTGTGCGACTTCACAGT ACTGCAAGAAGACCATCCAGTAATGTCCTTCAGTGTGAATAAGTCTGACCGACTTGCTCTACTGAATGTAGCGAACCAAGGCGTTCATCTCTGGGATCTGCAAGATCGTTGCCTTGTAAGGAGGTTCCAAGGTGTCACGCAAGGACATTTTACAATACACAGCTGCTTTGGTGGTATTAATCAAGATTTTGTTGCCTCTGGAAGCGAAG ATAACAAAGTCTACGTTTGGCACATAAAGAGAGAATCACCTATAGCTACACTGGTAGGCCATAGTAGAACCGTTAACTGCGTATCTTGGAATCCTGTCTATCATCAAATGATGGCTTCTGTTTCCGATGACTGTACGGTACGGATATGGGGGCCCCGACCCTCTACCCCAGAAAGGTCAGATAGTGTGAAGACTG CAGCGCCGGAAAGTAGTTCATCAAATGGCAGTGGATGGCACGAGATGGTGTCGTAG